The proteins below are encoded in one region of Solenopsis invicta isolate M01_SB chromosome 8, UNIL_Sinv_3.0, whole genome shotgun sequence:
- the LOC120358567 gene encoding uncharacterized protein LOC120358567 has protein sequence MKLYAEWAKLSCFIEKKLTKIEPKFKAASNPEKKTIQLLLRLPSLFPIYTAVVGKGRGCNWRPSLCERREAFLWEMETYGDLNTKIQERREKLNIFKLTLQPQAVIIGSSETDKRRSFVIVDTIRYEVETPLKAIDIAFKCIHSLHAEYPKECEQVFLFLQKGIYGINTKYDKKFSAVSTLVKEYEIFSL, from the exons ATGAAACTATATGCGGAATGGGCTAAATTATCATgtttcatagaaaaaaaattaactaaaatagaACCTAAATTCAAAGCAGCTTCAAATCCAG aaaaaaaaacaatacagcTTTTGCTGcgactaccttctctctttcCGATATATACCGCAGTTGTTGGAAAAGGAAGAGGTTGTAATTGGCGACCATCGTTATGTGAAAGACGAGAAGCATTTTTATGGGAAATGGAG aCATATGGCGATTTAAACACTAAAATccaagaaagaagagagaagttaaatattttcaaattgacATTGCAACCACAAGCTGTCATTATAGGCTCATCGGAAACTGACAAAAGGCGTAGCTTTGTCATTGTTGATACAATACGCTACGAAGTGGAAACACCATTAAAAGCTATAGATATAGCTTTCAAATGTATTCACAGTTTGCATGCTGAATATCCTAAAGAATGTGaacaagtttttctttttctacagAAAGGTATCTACggtattaatacaaaatatgataAGAAATTTAGTGCTGTTAGTACTTTGGTTAAGGAATATGAGATTTTTTCCTTATGA